One Gemmatimonas sp. DNA segment encodes these proteins:
- a CDS encoding ABC transporter ATP-binding protein → MTPPAKGKPKYDTKRAWAEARALIWEHRTSVTVGLVLMLVSRAAGFVLPYSTKMVLDEVLPNRDIQLLGYIALAGLAATIVQSITGYALSQVVSVAAQQAIARLREEVQGHLIRLPVKFFDSTKSGVLVSRVMNDPEGIRNLIGTGLIQLTGGIVSAIAALGVLFYLNWRLTAATIVFLAMFGVVMSIAFKRLRPIFRERSVITAEVTGRLTETLGGIRLIKVYTAEEREKEVFGKGVQKLFANIAKTITGTSLTGTLGLAVVGVIGLIAMYVGGRDVINGQMTVGSLITFVFFIAMVTMPLIQIASIGTQITEAFAGLDRIRELRDMPTEDQEDATKTAVPSVVGRVEFDHVSFEYEEGTPVLKDVSFTAPAGTTTALVGSSGSGKSTMISLIMAFAQPQQGQIKVDGTPVSELKLRDYRRHLGVVMQDNFLFDGTVMENIAFTKPGASKEEVMAVAKIANAHEFIQGFPQQYDTIVGERGVKLSGGQRQRVAIARAILADPRVLILDEATSSLDSESEHLIQEGLRRLRAGRTTFVIAHRLSTITSSDQILVLEHGQIIERGTHQQLLALGGRYRDLYNRQYQLEQDQFINPGEEIAATG, encoded by the coding sequence ATGACGCCCCCTGCCAAAGGCAAGCCCAAGTACGACACCAAGCGCGCCTGGGCCGAGGCCCGTGCGCTGATCTGGGAACACCGCACGTCCGTGACCGTCGGACTCGTGCTGATGCTGGTGAGCCGCGCGGCCGGCTTCGTGTTGCCGTACTCGACCAAGATGGTGCTCGATGAGGTCCTGCCGAACCGCGATATCCAGCTGCTCGGCTACATCGCACTGGCCGGCCTCGCGGCCACCATCGTACAGTCGATCACCGGCTATGCCCTGTCGCAGGTCGTGAGTGTCGCCGCGCAGCAGGCCATCGCGCGGCTTCGTGAGGAGGTGCAGGGGCACCTCATTCGCCTGCCGGTGAAGTTTTTCGACAGCACAAAAAGTGGCGTGCTCGTCTCGCGCGTGATGAACGATCCCGAAGGCATCCGCAATCTCATCGGCACCGGGCTCATTCAGCTCACTGGTGGCATCGTGAGTGCAATCGCCGCGCTGGGCGTGCTCTTCTATCTCAACTGGCGCCTGACCGCAGCGACCATCGTGTTTCTGGCGATGTTCGGCGTGGTGATGTCGATCGCCTTCAAGCGTCTGCGGCCCATTTTTCGCGAGCGCAGCGTGATCACGGCCGAAGTGACGGGACGTCTCACCGAGACGCTGGGCGGTATCCGCCTGATCAAGGTGTACACGGCCGAAGAGCGTGAGAAGGAAGTGTTCGGGAAGGGCGTGCAGAAGCTGTTCGCGAACATCGCCAAGACCATTACCGGCACGTCGCTCACCGGCACGCTCGGCCTCGCCGTGGTGGGCGTGATTGGCCTGATCGCGATGTACGTGGGTGGACGCGACGTGATCAACGGTCAGATGACGGTGGGCAGTCTGATCACCTTCGTGTTCTTCATTGCGATGGTGACGATGCCGCTCATTCAGATTGCAAGCATCGGCACGCAGATCACCGAAGCCTTTGCCGGACTCGATCGCATTCGCGAACTCCGCGACATGCCCACCGAAGATCAGGAAGACGCGACCAAGACGGCGGTGCCGTCCGTCGTGGGACGCGTGGAGTTCGACCACGTGAGCTTCGAGTATGAGGAAGGCACGCCGGTGCTGAAGGACGTGTCGTTCACCGCCCCGGCCGGCACCACCACGGCGCTGGTGGGCTCGAGCGGCAGCGGCAAGAGCACGATGATCTCGCTCATCATGGCGTTTGCGCAGCCGCAGCAGGGACAGATCAAGGTGGACGGCACGCCGGTGTCCGAGCTCAAGCTGCGCGACTATCGTCGCCACCTGGGCGTGGTCATGCAGGACAACTTCCTGTTCGACGGCACGGTGATGGAGAACATCGCCTTCACCAAGCCCGGCGCTTCGAAGGAGGAAGTGATGGCGGTGGCCAAGATCGCCAACGCGCACGAGTTCATTCAGGGCTTCCCGCAGCAGTACGACACGATCGTCGGTGAGCGCGGCGTGAAGCTCTCGGGTGGTCAGCGCCAGCGCGTGGCAATCGCCCGCGCCATTCTGGCCGATCCGCGCGTGCTCATTCTCGACGAAGCCACGTCGTCGCTCGACTCGGAAAGCGAGCATCTCATTCAAGAAGGGCTCCGTCGCCTGCGCGCCGGCCGCACGACCTTCGTGATTGCGCACCGGCTCAGCACGATTACGAGCTCAGATCAGATCCTCGTGCTCGAGCACGGTCAGATCATCGAACGCGGTACGCATCAGCAGCTGCTGGCACTCGGCGGACGCTACCGTGACCTGTACAACCGGCAGTACCAGCTGGAGCAGGACCAGTTCATTAATCCTGGTGAAGAGATAGCGGCCACGGGCTGA
- a CDS encoding acyl-ACP desaturase has translation MYFPDNETIAKVEVLADLEQDVADLTVAHEAKRILWFPSELLAPEPDTDPDAFVKQLRERAKGISMPARVALALNTLTEEGLPHFHRLLATYLGGDTFWAKWTNLWTAEEDRHGAVLHDYAHDSKILDNPVLERMQFEYLKAGFEPTWDKDPYRVFVYTSLQERATQVSHANTGKLAGQYEPLIGTVLQNVAKEEARHYVFYREIFLRVLARDPNRALESAALIMPSIDMPGISMPHFREMADVIRRAGIYGPRDYIRIVEDLIKFWSIDKLEGLNEAGRKAQEKIMAITERLERVANMMETRSRAKTFSFNVAFAREFAME, from the coding sequence ATGTACTTTCCCGACAACGAAACCATCGCCAAAGTCGAAGTCCTCGCGGACCTCGAGCAGGACGTCGCAGACCTCACGGTCGCGCATGAAGCCAAGCGCATTCTGTGGTTCCCGTCGGAACTGCTGGCGCCTGAGCCGGATACCGACCCGGACGCGTTCGTGAAGCAGCTCCGGGAGCGCGCGAAGGGCATCAGCATGCCGGCCCGCGTCGCCCTAGCGCTCAACACGCTCACCGAAGAAGGCCTCCCCCATTTCCATCGCCTGCTGGCCACCTATCTGGGCGGCGACACGTTCTGGGCGAAGTGGACCAACCTGTGGACGGCCGAAGAAGACCGGCACGGGGCCGTGCTCCATGACTACGCGCACGATAGCAAGATTCTCGACAACCCGGTGCTCGAGCGGATGCAGTTCGAGTATCTCAAGGCCGGTTTCGAGCCCACCTGGGACAAGGATCCGTACCGTGTGTTCGTGTACACGTCGCTGCAGGAGCGCGCCACCCAGGTCAGTCACGCCAACACCGGAAAATTGGCCGGCCAGTATGAGCCGCTCATCGGGACCGTGCTCCAGAACGTGGCCAAGGAAGAAGCGCGGCACTACGTGTTCTACCGCGAGATCTTCCTGCGCGTGTTGGCGCGTGATCCCAACCGCGCCCTGGAATCGGCCGCGCTGATCATGCCGAGCATCGACATGCCCGGCATCAGCATGCCGCACTTCCGCGAAATGGCCGACGTGATTCGTCGGGCCGGCATTTATGGCCCGCGCGATTACATCCGCATCGTCGAGGACCTCATCAAGTTCTGGTCGATCGACAAGCTTGAAGGGCTGAACGAAGCAGGTCGCAAGGCGCAGGAAAAGATCATGGCGATCACCGAGCGCTTGGAGCGCGTGGCCAACATGATGGAGACGCGCAGCCGCGCGAAGACGTTCTCGTTCAATGTGGCATTCGCCCGCGAATTCGCGATGGAGTAG